In Candidatus Poribacteria bacterium, a single genomic region encodes these proteins:
- the topA gene encoding type I DNA topoisomerase: MPKSLVVVESPAKAKTIKKILGKDYIVESSVGHIRDLPKKDLGVDIENAFAPKYVLIRGKGKVVKSLQSEARKVDNIYLAADPDREGEAICWHLAEELKKAKKPIYRITYNEVTKNAILEAIEDPGDIDMALVDAQQARRVLDRLVGYLICPLLWRSVKPGLSAGRVQSVAVRLICEREAEIEAFKPEEYWTLTATLTPTEVEHPFPAKLHKIGTKKGEINNYGFRIDEARAKELAADAKTQTYLVEKVQKRERKQNPVPPFITSTLQQEASRKLRFVAKKTMLIAQQLYEGLEIHGEGSIGLITYMRTDSTRVAQEALQAARSYIETTYGGEYLPNRAVNYRSKRGAQDAHEAIRPTLPLRTPTELKPHLNDDQYRLYELIWMRFIASQMKPTVLDATTIDIKAGTYLFRATGSIVKFDGFRRIYMEGKDDPVANAPESEEENLNLPVVKEGDPLDLRKLEPKQHFTQPPPRYNEATLVKMLEAKEIGRPSTYASILSTIQKEYVTKERGRLLPTDVGRLVNELLIHGFPAILDVEFTAKMEDQLDTIADGKVAWVQTLAEFYPDFQTALSEAPDKMYEARKAMEEQSDETCEKCGGNMIVKWGRYGRFLGCANYPECQNIKRLTADDTPTAEPELTDTVCDKCGEPMVIRVSRAGAKFLSCSGYPKCKNAKPVPMGIDCPEAGCDGYLGERRSRRGKIFYGCSNYPKCEFSTWDKPIPEPCPKCNAPFLVEKTRKPKGSETVTVSLSCQSPDCDYTKE, encoded by the coding sequence ATGCCAAAGTCACTCGTCGTTGTTGAATCGCCGGCGAAAGCGAAAACTATCAAAAAGATTTTAGGTAAGGATTACATCGTTGAATCCTCCGTTGGACATATCCGGGATCTCCCAAAGAAGGACCTTGGAGTTGACATTGAGAATGCCTTTGCACCGAAGTATGTCTTAATTCGAGGGAAAGGGAAGGTCGTGAAGTCCCTCCAGAGCGAGGCACGTAAGGTTGATAATATCTATCTTGCTGCGGATCCCGATCGCGAAGGGGAAGCTATTTGTTGGCATCTTGCTGAAGAACTCAAGAAGGCAAAGAAACCGATCTATCGGATAACCTACAACGAAGTCACCAAAAACGCAATTTTAGAAGCAATCGAAGATCCGGGTGATATTGATATGGCGCTCGTTGATGCGCAACAGGCGCGTCGTGTACTGGACAGGCTCGTCGGATACCTGATCTGCCCTCTTTTGTGGCGGAGCGTTAAACCGGGATTAAGTGCAGGCAGAGTCCAATCCGTCGCAGTGCGTCTTATCTGTGAGCGTGAGGCTGAAATTGAGGCGTTTAAACCCGAAGAATACTGGACACTCACAGCGACATTGACCCCAACTGAGGTTGAGCATCCCTTCCCAGCAAAGTTACATAAAATCGGGACAAAGAAGGGCGAAATCAATAACTACGGGTTTCGCATAGATGAAGCGCGCGCCAAGGAACTCGCCGCGGACGCAAAGACACAGACATATCTCGTTGAAAAAGTCCAAAAACGCGAGCGGAAACAGAATCCAGTCCCACCCTTTATCACGAGTACTCTACAACAGGAAGCGTCTCGGAAACTCCGTTTTGTTGCTAAAAAAACGATGCTTATCGCCCAACAACTCTATGAAGGCCTGGAGATTCACGGCGAAGGTTCAATCGGGTTGATCACCTACATGCGGACCGACTCAACGCGTGTTGCCCAAGAGGCACTTCAAGCGGCACGATCATATATCGAAACGACGTATGGCGGAGAATATTTGCCGAACCGTGCTGTTAACTATCGAAGCAAAAGAGGGGCACAAGATGCACACGAGGCGATCCGCCCTACATTGCCGTTGCGAACACCTACAGAATTGAAACCCCATCTGAATGATGACCAGTACCGGCTCTATGAACTGATCTGGATGCGGTTCATAGCAAGTCAGATGAAGCCTACTGTTCTTGATGCGACAACAATTGACATCAAAGCAGGGACCTATCTCTTCCGAGCCACCGGTTCAATTGTCAAGTTTGATGGGTTCAGGCGTATCTACATGGAGGGTAAAGATGACCCGGTTGCTAATGCGCCTGAATCGGAAGAAGAGAATCTCAACTTACCTGTTGTCAAAGAGGGTGATCCGCTGGATCTGCGCAAGTTAGAGCCGAAACAGCATTTTACGCAACCGCCACCGCGCTACAACGAAGCAACACTCGTCAAGATGCTGGAAGCAAAAGAGATCGGACGACCAAGTACCTATGCTTCTATCCTGTCAACGATTCAGAAAGAGTATGTCACCAAGGAGCGTGGTAGACTCTTGCCTACAGATGTTGGTAGACTCGTTAATGAACTCCTGATACACGGATTTCCCGCGATCCTCGACGTTGAATTCACAGCGAAAATGGAAGATCAACTTGATACTATTGCTGATGGAAAAGTTGCGTGGGTACAGACGTTAGCGGAATTTTATCCTGACTTCCAAACCGCACTCAGTGAAGCCCCTGATAAGATGTATGAAGCCCGAAAAGCGATGGAAGAGCAGTCGGACGAAACGTGTGAAAAATGTGGAGGCAATATGATCGTGAAGTGGGGCAGATATGGGCGGTTCCTGGGTTGTGCTAATTATCCAGAGTGTCAGAATATCAAGCGTTTAACCGCCGACGATACCCCCACCGCGGAACCCGAACTGACCGATACAGTGTGTGATAAGTGTGGTGAACCGATGGTTATTAGGGTGAGCCGCGCCGGCGCGAAATTTTTGTCGTGTAGTGGATACCCAAAATGCAAAAACGCCAAGCCGGTCCCAATGGGCATCGACTGTCCAGAGGCTGGTTGCGACGGTTACCTCGGTGAACGTCGCAGTCGCCGTGGAAAAATTTTTTACGGTTGTAGCAACTATCCCAAGTGTGAATTCTCTACATGGGATAAACCTATACCGGAACCTTGCCCAAAATGTAACGCACCCTTTCTTGTTGAAAAAACCAGAAAACCGAAAGGCAGTGAGACTGTAACCGTGTCACTGAGTTGTCAATCACCGGATTGTGACTATACAAAGGAATAG
- a CDS encoding ATP-binding cassette domain-containing protein produces the protein MIQLHQVSFSYGDLSVLEKVSFRVERGEFVFLLGPSGSGKTTLLRLLYADLEPIGGDLSVVGQPLARLDKVSLPYFRQKIGIVFQDLKFLADKTVQDNLALPQRLVGTPPQTIKENVHKLLNQMGLLHHQNALPAEISGNERRRLAIARAVINNPLLLLADAPTEGLDLRLSLEVMALLDALNFQGMTIFVATSDRQLAEKCNKRIIELRDGGIH, from the coding sequence ATGATACAGTTGCACCAGGTTAGTTTCAGTTATGGCGATCTTAGTGTGCTCGAGAAGGTGAGCTTTCGCGTGGAACGCGGCGAATTTGTGTTTCTCCTCGGTCCAAGTGGCTCAGGGAAGACAACACTGTTGCGATTGTTATATGCTGATTTAGAGCCGATTGGTGGTGATTTGAGTGTCGTTGGGCAACCCCTTGCACGGTTGGACAAAGTCAGTCTACCCTACTTTCGACAGAAGATAGGGATTGTTTTTCAAGATCTTAAGTTCTTGGCAGATAAAACGGTCCAGGATAATCTGGCACTGCCGCAGCGATTGGTAGGAACACCACCGCAGACAATCAAAGAAAACGTACACAAGCTCCTGAATCAGATGGGATTGCTTCACCATCAAAATGCACTTCCAGCAGAAATATCTGGCAACGAGAGGCGACGGCTTGCTATAGCAAGAGCCGTTATCAACAATCCTCTGTTATTACTTGCGGATGCACCCACAGAGGGCTTAGATTTGCGCCTTTCGCTTGAGGTAATGGCACTTCTTGATGCACTTAATTTTCAAGGTATGACTATCTTTGTGGCGACGAGTGATCGACAACTCGCTGAGAAATGTAATAAGCGGATTATTGAGCTACGGGATGGTGGTATCCATTGA
- a CDS encoding permease-like cell division protein FtsX, with product MRYYFKNAISHIAYAGSTSMMSFIGIGFVTVLLATLLLNHSFILQQSEFKSHAPTLVAFLKDTVNESKGRALVSQIEKSGQVLAVNYASKAESLARGETQFQDLGILIKEAFAGTRGVNPFPASLKIYVDEELITRKALEQISLNIKAHDEIEDVLLTGQGQLKDRIRDSERTTFIAIGAAVIAIWFIIGSVIKKTTIARAEEIALMKLLGMVGRYLLVPFMVHGLFLGGLGALCGLGCFYGMFYVFKPQLGAVSFLSIYQSILIVVAGMVIGFLVGLTAHRKFV from the coding sequence ATGCGTTACTACTTCAAGAATGCCATATCCCATATAGCCTATGCTGGCAGTACGAGTATGATGAGTTTCATTGGAATCGGTTTCGTTACTGTCTTACTTGCCACCTTACTATTAAACCACTCGTTTATATTACAACAATCTGAGTTTAAAAGCCACGCGCCTACCCTTGTTGCGTTTCTAAAAGATACTGTCAATGAGTCAAAAGGTCGCGCCTTAGTCAGCCAGATCGAGAAAAGCGGGCAGGTGCTTGCTGTCAATTATGCTTCAAAGGCAGAGAGTCTCGCTCGTGGTGAAACCCAGTTTCAGGATTTAGGCATCCTCATTAAGGAGGCGTTTGCGGGGACAAGGGGTGTAAACCCGTTTCCGGCATCCCTCAAAATCTATGTAGATGAAGAATTGATAACACGTAAAGCGTTAGAACAGATTTCTTTGAATATTAAAGCACACGACGAAATCGAGGACGTGTTATTGACTGGACAGGGACAACTGAAGGACCGCATACGCGATTCAGAACGCACAACTTTCATCGCTATTGGAGCGGCGGTCATTGCGATCTGGTTTATTATCGGTTCTGTTATTAAAAAAACAACGATTGCTCGCGCTGAGGAGATAGCCCTCATGAAACTCCTCGGTATGGTCGGCCGTTATCTCCTCGTTCCTTTTATGGTCCATGGACTTTTCCTCGGCGGGCTTGGCGCGCTGTGTGGACTCGGCTGCTTCTATGGGATGTTTTATGTATTCAAACCTCAATTAGGGGCGGTCAGTTTCCTAAGCATTTATCAGTCTATCTTGATCGTTGTAGCTGGAATGGTAATTGGATTTCTCGTGGGGCTTACCGCACACCGGAAATTTGTGTAG
- a CDS encoding PHP domain-containing protein: MTNRDISVVFRAIGSLLQIRGENAFRSRIYERAADIIEEFPDELASEDSEASTLHYNKEAVEKLRATPGIGKAIEDKTVEMLETGRCKFYDELTAEMGTEILELLALRGVGVKTVERFYQEFDVRNLEDLRELIESGRIRNIKGIGRKTLQMITESLAFHTEQRKMRPFWSISPTAQDILDHLTALVDDGWIKRCQFTGDLRRREEVCQSIELIVECQDETAFQFEHNALPPVLQSILARLSQARFSLTVLQQTSDNLGSLILFRTKNRIQYVYDSEREALVKKEQDESTDDVRHTLPVIQFYIDKNFPVSLYLCTAATYDATLFLTTATDAHFKALLDAVSLESPDFWHVTRDITEAGIYEKFGISYILPELRQDGASVTAAAEGTLPTLIEFTDLRGDLHAHTDWSDGRNTLQEMVAAAKAEGLEYFAITDHSVSSIVANGLDQKRLLEQVERVREFDAEVEGITVLAGSEVDIRRSGKLDFPDEILAQLDIVVASVHSNFTLTEAEMTKRIIRAIENPFVNIIGHPTGRMLGRRPMYPLNLQEVIAAAAENKTVLEINGSPNRLDLNPEFVQMAKSAGVLLAVNTDAHGIQQLAHRQSGLNVARRGWLTKDEVINTYALEELREKCGIG; encoded by the coding sequence ATGACAAACCGAGACATCAGTGTTGTGTTTCGAGCCATCGGATCCCTCTTACAGATCCGAGGTGAAAACGCATTTCGCTCGCGAATTTATGAACGGGCAGCCGATATAATTGAGGAATTCCCCGATGAACTGGCTTCTGAAGATTCCGAAGCGAGCACACTGCATTACAATAAGGAAGCGGTAGAAAAACTTCGAGCGACACCCGGCATTGGGAAGGCGATTGAGGACAAAACCGTTGAGATGTTGGAAACTGGACGCTGCAAATTCTACGACGAACTCACAGCAGAGATGGGGACGGAAATACTCGAATTGCTTGCCCTCCGGGGCGTTGGTGTAAAAACCGTAGAGAGATTCTATCAAGAATTCGATGTCAGAAACCTTGAAGACCTCCGTGAATTGATTGAGAGTGGACGGATTAGAAACATAAAGGGTATCGGACGGAAAACCCTTCAGATGATAACTGAGAGTTTGGCATTCCACACGGAACAGAGAAAGATGCGTCCGTTCTGGAGTATTTCGCCCACCGCCCAAGACATCTTGGATCACCTCACAGCGTTAGTAGATGACGGATGGATAAAACGCTGCCAATTCACAGGAGATTTACGGCGGCGTGAGGAGGTCTGTCAAAGTATCGAATTGATTGTTGAATGTCAGGACGAAACAGCCTTTCAATTTGAGCATAATGCTCTGCCACCTGTGCTACAGTCAATCCTCGCGCGCCTTTCACAAGCCCGATTTAGTCTAACGGTTCTGCAACAAACATCGGACAATCTTGGTTCGCTGATACTTTTCAGAACGAAAAATAGGATTCAGTACGTGTATGACAGCGAACGCGAGGCTCTCGTTAAAAAAGAACAAGATGAGTCAACAGATGATGTACGCCACACGCTTCCTGTAATTCAATTCTATATTGATAAAAATTTTCCTGTATCTCTCTATTTATGCACTGCTGCCACCTACGACGCCACGCTCTTCTTAACAACAGCGACTGATGCCCACTTCAAAGCACTTCTTGACGCGGTTTCCCTGGAGTCGCCTGACTTTTGGCATGTAACACGTGATATAACAGAAGCGGGGATTTATGAGAAGTTCGGAATCTCCTATATTTTGCCGGAACTTCGACAGGACGGTGCTTCAGTCACAGCCGCTGCGGAAGGCACTTTACCAACTCTCATTGAATTCACGGATTTGCGAGGCGACTTGCACGCACATACTGACTGGAGTGATGGACGAAATACGCTTCAAGAGATGGTGGCGGCAGCAAAAGCAGAAGGTCTCGAATACTTCGCTATTACGGATCACTCTGTCTCTTCTATTGTTGCAAACGGTTTGGATCAGAAACGACTCCTTGAACAAGTAGAGCGAGTTCGCGAATTCGATGCGGAGGTCGAGGGTATCACAGTGCTTGCGGGTTCTGAGGTGGATATTAGGCGATCTGGGAAACTTGATTTCCCAGATGAGATTTTAGCGCAGCTCGATATTGTCGTCGCAAGCGTTCACAGCAATTTCACGCTCACCGAAGCAGAGATGACAAAGCGTATCATTCGTGCGATTGAGAATCCGTTCGTCAATATCATTGGTCATCCAACAGGTAGGATGCTCGGACGTAGACCGATGTATCCACTCAATCTTCAGGAAGTTATTGCGGCAGCTGCAGAAAATAAAACAGTCTTAGAGATTAACGGCTCACCAAATCGATTGGATCTCAACCCTGAATTTGTTCAGATGGCGAAAAGCGCAGGCGTGCTATTGGCTGTCAATACCGATGCACACGGTATTCAACAGTTAGCACACCGTCAATCTGGGTTGAATGTTGCGCGTCGCGGGTGGTTGACAAAAGACGAGGTCATCAACACTTATGCTTTAGAGGAATTGCG